In Deferribacter desulfuricans SSM1, the following are encoded in one genomic region:
- the fmt gene encoding methionyl-tRNA formyltransferase, which produces MNVVFMGTPEIAVPTLKELIDNDINVSLVVCQPDKPKGRGKKLTPPPVKEFALQHNLEVYQPDKIKNNQEAYDKIKFCNPDFLVVVAYGKILPKEILDVPKKGPINVHFSLLPKYRGAAPVNWAIINGEEKTGVTTMLMDTGLDTGDILLKEETFVDKKTAPELLDELSITGAKLLIKTLTNFDDITPIKQDDEQATYAPILKKEDGIINFDEDATIIERKIRGLQPWPSAYTYLNGKILKIFEADVVKDNTEVEPGTIFDITKKNFKVKCKSDALVIKELQFEGKKRMNTAAFLSGYKLENGLKLGKNS; this is translated from the coding sequence ATGAATGTTGTTTTTATGGGAACACCTGAAATTGCTGTGCCAACATTAAAAGAACTAATTGATAATGATATAAATGTGAGTCTTGTAGTTTGCCAGCCGGATAAACCTAAAGGAAGAGGTAAGAAACTCACACCCCCTCCTGTAAAAGAGTTTGCTTTACAACATAATCTTGAAGTTTATCAACCAGACAAAATTAAAAATAATCAGGAAGCTTATGATAAAATTAAATTCTGTAATCCAGATTTCTTAGTAGTAGTAGCATATGGAAAAATTTTACCAAAAGAAATACTTGATGTCCCTAAAAAAGGACCAATCAATGTTCATTTTTCACTCTTACCAAAATATCGCGGAGCAGCACCTGTAAACTGGGCTATCATAAATGGTGAAGAAAAAACTGGTGTAACAACTATGCTTATGGATACAGGGCTCGACACAGGTGATATCCTTTTAAAAGAAGAAACTTTTGTTGATAAAAAAACTGCTCCAGAATTATTAGATGAGCTATCCATTACTGGGGCAAAGCTACTAATCAAAACATTGACAAATTTTGATGACATTACGCCTATAAAACAGGATGATGAGCAGGCAACTTATGCTCCTATTCTAAAAAAAGAGGATGGGATAATAAACTTTGATGAAGATGCCACTATTATTGAAAGAAAGATAAGAGGGCTTCAACCATGGCCATCAGCGTACACCTATTTAAATGGAAAGATACTGAAAATTTTTGAAGCAGATGTTGTAAAAGATAATACTGAGGTTGAACCTGGAACAATTTTTGATATCACCAAAAAAAACTTTAAAGTTAAATGCAAAAGTGATGCGTTAGTTATAAAAGAATTGCAATTTGAAGGGAAAAAACGTATGAATACAGCAGCGTTTTTAAGTGGCTATAAATTAGAGAACGGTTTAAAACTTGGCAAAAACTCTTGA
- the htpX gene encoding zinc metalloprotease HtpX gives MNLNTIKTALLLGLLTVLFIFIGGLLGGRTGMMIAFIFALGMNFFSYWFSDKIVLSLYRAKQVTESEAPRLYAIVRRLTQKAGLPMPKIYIIQSPTPNAFATGRNPSHAAVAVTTGILELLDEDELEGVIGHELAHIYGRDILISTIAASIAGAVMMLADWARWAFIFGGFRSDDDDNPVGAFAALIAMIIAPIAALLIQMAVSRSREYLADERGAKLTGKPLALANALRKIAYGVQAAPMDANPATAHMFIMNPLSGRNILNLFSTHPPVEERIKRLEQMAYAR, from the coding sequence ATGAATCTAAATACGATTAAAACAGCTCTACTTTTAGGGTTGTTAACTGTGTTATTTATATTTATCGGAGGGCTATTAGGCGGTAGAACAGGAATGATGATAGCATTCATTTTTGCATTAGGTATGAATTTCTTTTCTTACTGGTTTAGCGACAAAATTGTATTATCCCTTTATAGAGCAAAACAGGTAACAGAATCTGAAGCTCCAAGACTTTATGCAATAGTGAGAAGGCTGACACAAAAAGCTGGTCTACCAATGCCAAAAATTTATATTATTCAGTCCCCTACCCCAAATGCTTTTGCTACAGGTAGAAACCCAAGTCATGCTGCAGTAGCTGTAACAACAGGTATATTAGAACTACTTGATGAAGATGAGCTCGAAGGGGTTATAGGACACGAACTTGCCCACATCTATGGTAGAGATATCCTTATTTCCACAATAGCAGCAAGTATTGCTGGAGCTGTTATGATGCTTGCAGATTGGGCTAGATGGGCATTTATTTTTGGTGGATTTCGATCAGATGATGATGATAATCCTGTTGGAGCTTTTGCTGCATTAATTGCAATGATTATAGCTCCCATTGCGGCACTTTTGATACAGATGGCTGTATCTAGATCAAGAGAATATCTTGCAGATGAAAGAGGTGCAAAGCTCACAGGCAAACCTCTGGCTCTTGCTAACGCTCTTAGAAAAATAGCTTACGGTGTGCAAGCAGCACCTATGGATGCTAACCCTGCAACAGCTCACATGTTTATCATGAACCCACTTTCAGGCCGAAATATATTAAACCTTTTTTCTACTCACCCACCAGTTGAAGAGCGAATAAAACGACTTGAACAAATGGCCTATGCCAGATAA
- a CDS encoding RsmB/NOP family class I SAM-dependent RNA methyltransferase — protein MPDKNRRRLFNLLLSFFKGELKEDFFHDSPYRKFYRKIYFETFKHLGFIQYILTSYLKKETPIESIAALTLGTAQILFLSDIPEYAAVNESVNLVKGKQKSLVNAVLRRIASNKEAILKQYSILYDFPEYFIDRWKNKFNNQEDFEKFLKSIHEKPEYYLLEVDTLKPTPYFEDFDKKRYYPMDINSQRIPLLYEVKNPQKILDCCAAPGGKTIILSKKYPESKITAMDKSRERLILLKNNIKNFSLENVTPILADFLDYKFNEKFDFILLDAPCTSLGTIRKHPEVVWLKNDKDINKMSKIQKRFLDKALSLLNNNGILIYSVCSLEKEEGINNINYIINKYKNVKLLKPTIPLNSEEKDFFYTPFHLSKGDGFFAAVLTKTE, from the coding sequence ATGCCAGATAAAAATAGGAGGAGGCTTTTTAACCTCCTCCTTTCTTTTTTTAAAGGGGAATTAAAAGAAGATTTTTTTCATGACTCACCATATAGAAAATTTTATAGAAAAATATACTTTGAAACATTTAAACATCTTGGTTTCATTCAATACATTTTGACTAGTTATCTAAAAAAAGAAACACCGATAGAATCGATAGCAGCACTTACATTAGGCACAGCACAAATCCTTTTTTTATCTGATATCCCTGAATATGCTGCTGTAAATGAATCGGTAAACCTTGTAAAAGGGAAACAAAAATCACTTGTTAATGCTGTTTTAAGAAGAATAGCTTCAAATAAAGAAGCTATTCTAAAGCAATACTCAATATTATATGATTTCCCTGAATATTTTATCGATAGATGGAAAAACAAATTTAATAATCAAGAAGACTTTGAAAAGTTTTTAAAATCTATACATGAAAAACCTGAATATTATCTACTTGAAGTAGACACATTAAAACCAACTCCATACTTTGAAGATTTTGATAAAAAAAGATATTACCCAATGGATATAAACTCACAAAGAATACCTTTACTTTATGAAGTTAAAAACCCTCAAAAAATATTAGATTGCTGTGCTGCACCAGGCGGTAAAACAATTATTTTATCAAAAAAGTACCCAGAATCAAAAATAACTGCTATGGACAAATCAAGAGAAAGATTAATACTTTTAAAAAATAACATAAAAAACTTTTCATTAGAAAATGTAACACCAATACTTGCAGATTTCTTAGATTATAAATTTAATGAAAAATTCGACTTTATACTTCTCGATGCTCCTTGCACATCACTTGGAACCATCAGAAAACATCCTGAAGTAGTATGGCTTAAAAACGATAAAGATATAAATAAAATGTCTAAAATTCAAAAAAGATTTTTGGATAAAGCGTTATCTCTCTTAAATAATAATGGGATATTAATCTACAGTGTCTGCTCACTTGAAAAAGAGGAAGGGATTAATAATATAAACTATATTATAAACAAATATAAAAATGTAAAACTTTTAAAACCTACCATCCCTTTAAATTCAGAAGAAAAAGACTTTTTCTATACACCTTTTCATTTATCAAAAGGGGATGGTTTTTTTGCAGCAGTTCTAACAAAAACTGAATAA
- a CDS encoding TlpA family protein disulfide reductase, producing MKKYLILLLIIFIADISYSSNRLSVKEYEGIIKGEKSDVIVVFWASYCPYCKKEIKELHENNLFLSKKNINVILVAIDKIESSAKRAYKKLNVNYPFYLASEELVNHINARFVPITAVYNKKGELVDIAPGYKTFDEILEMLKE from the coding sequence ATGAAAAAATATTTAATTTTATTGTTGATTATTTTTATTGCTGATATTTCCTATTCATCAAATAGGCTTTCTGTGAAAGAATATGAAGGGATAATAAAAGGGGAAAAATCAGATGTAATAGTTGTTTTTTGGGCTTCATACTGTCCATATTGTAAAAAAGAGATAAAAGAGTTGCATGAAAATAATCTGTTTTTGAGCAAAAAAAATATAAATGTTATTCTTGTTGCAATTGACAAAATTGAAAGCAGCGCAAAACGAGCGTATAAAAAACTAAATGTTAATTACCCCTTTTACTTGGCTTCGGAGGAATTAGTAAACCATATTAACGCGAGATTTGTACCAATAACTGCAGTTTACAATAAAAAAGGGGAACTCGTTGATATCGCACCTGGTTACAAAACATTTGATGAAATTTTAGAAATGCTTAAAGAATAA
- the thiS gene encoding sulfur carrier protein ThiS, producing MEIKINGKTKIVEDNQTVADIINNLKLNVDRIVIEYNGEVLDKKNYDSIVLKDGDVLELIQFVGGG from the coding sequence ATGGAGATAAAAATAAATGGCAAAACTAAGATAGTTGAAGATAATCAAACAGTTGCAGATATTATTAATAATTTAAAACTTAATGTTGATAGAATTGTCATAGAATACAATGGTGAAGTATTAGATAAAAAAAATTATGATAGTATAGTGTTAAAAGATGGTGATGTTTTGGAGTTGATTCAATTTGTTGGAGGTGGTTAA
- the thiF gene encoding sulfur carrier protein ThiS adenylyltransferase ThiF produces MKIFVNEKEYEIDDEITLYQLKGNLKPDADIIIYNGHIVNTDIRLKSGDKVVFIKRGEKPSKEELEYLMVARHTPGVHEKLKKGRVAITGLGGLGSNIAVSLARMGVGFLRLIDFDVVEPSNLNRQYYFIDQIGLKKTEALLETLLRVNPYITYDAIDVLVDENNVKDLFDDVDVIVEAFDKAETKAMLIKSCMKLFPDKIIIGASGVAGVHDTSLLRVERIGKNVYIVGDFINEAKPGEGLMATRVAVAANMQANLVIRYLLGLLKD; encoded by the coding sequence ATGAAGATTTTTGTAAATGAGAAAGAATATGAAATTGATGATGAGATAACACTTTATCAGTTAAAGGGTAATTTAAAACCTGATGCAGATATTATAATTTATAATGGTCATATTGTTAATACAGATATAAGGCTTAAATCCGGAGATAAAGTGGTTTTTATTAAAAGAGGTGAAAAGCCATCTAAAGAAGAGCTTGAATACTTGATGGTGGCAAGGCATACCCCAGGTGTACATGAAAAATTGAAAAAAGGGAGAGTGGCTATTACTGGTCTTGGTGGTCTTGGTTCTAATATTGCTGTTTCTTTAGCAAGAATGGGCGTTGGATTTTTAAGGTTAATAGACTTTGATGTGGTGGAACCATCAAATTTAAATAGACAATATTATTTTATAGATCAAATAGGGTTGAAAAAAACAGAAGCATTGTTGGAAACTTTATTGAGAGTTAATCCTTATATTACATATGATGCTATTGATGTATTAGTAGATGAAAATAATGTTAAAGATTTATTTGATGATGTTGATGTTATAGTTGAGGCCTTTGATAAGGCTGAAACGAAAGCTATGCTTATAAAATCGTGTATGAAACTTTTTCCTGATAAGATTATAATTGGTGCAAGTGGGGTTGCTGGGGTGCACGATACTTCGCTATTAAGGGTTGAAAGGATTGGTAAGAATGTTTATATTGTTGGTGACTTTATAAATGAAGCAAAGCCAGGGGAAGGGTTGATGGCTACAAGAGTTGCAGTAGCAGCCAATATGCAAGCAAATTTAGTGATTAGATATCTACTTGGTTTGTTAAAAGATTAG
- a CDS encoding ComEC/Rec2 family competence protein, translating to MIKLSSLKFKTEIFLLFSIICGYFAHLFDIQQKNFYLFLYLIFIALGLRFFIKSKAYFIFLSLIVVFNIFLPKIQVITEAKNIYFDDAKRGVPKAELKGGEIIYGDKIIYIPVISKIIKKRNKVCRKLYILSAGNIKILQAALFGNRDYLSSDLKDKFIITGVYHLLAISGLHVGLIISIIYFLFSFLPVKFRYLIVSLSLIIFIILTGFKITVIRAATFAIIIFVALFLDVKTSLLKLALFLCGLFILLSPETLFDISFILSFSAVFGIILVVSSLKRYQFIAVPIAATAFTMPFILYFFGNFNYLGVINTFLVLPFIYILLVLGLFLPLGINFIIPSVEQIELLIEKLVSTLYNFSYSFFILHKIDVLLFIVLIMLIALFIKFRKIWILLLAFLIPFINMKQENIIIFPNMVRSKGFVDLREPTQVFFKGFYNDFKYKFLPIVARYGNKVFDNGEIFIYDGNNYYLKYRNFSIEKICINGNKPNCEIVYMTRSNSINTPLKDKLYIIYRNIVKSNNIIELYNTRCVTIINGSLSYDEDFCK from the coding sequence ATGATAAAGTTATCAAGTCTTAAATTTAAAACTGAGATTTTTCTTTTATTTTCCATTATATGTGGATATTTCGCACATCTTTTTGATATACAACAAAAAAACTTTTATTTATTTTTATACCTAATTTTTATTGCACTTGGTTTAAGATTTTTCATAAAAAGTAAAGCTTACTTTATTTTTCTAAGTTTAATTGTTGTTTTTAATATTTTTTTACCAAAGATTCAGGTTATTACTGAAGCTAAAAATATCTATTTTGACGATGCAAAAAGAGGGGTTCCTAAGGCGGAGCTTAAAGGTGGTGAGATAATTTATGGTGATAAAATTATCTATATACCAGTTATTTCCAAGATTATTAAAAAGCGGAATAAGGTCTGCAGGAAGCTTTACATTTTATCTGCTGGTAATATAAAAATTTTACAGGCAGCGCTATTTGGAAATAGAGATTATCTGAGTAGTGATTTAAAGGATAAGTTTATAATCACGGGTGTTTATCATTTATTGGCAATTTCTGGTTTGCATGTGGGGCTTATAATTTCTATAATTTATTTTCTGTTTTCATTTTTGCCTGTTAAATTTAGATATTTGATTGTTTCGTTATCATTAATTATTTTTATTATTTTGACAGGATTTAAAATCACAGTCATAAGAGCTGCTACTTTTGCAATAATTATATTTGTTGCATTATTTTTAGACGTTAAAACTAGCTTGTTGAAATTGGCACTGTTTCTTTGTGGATTATTTATCCTATTATCACCAGAAACGTTATTTGATATTTCATTTATTTTATCCTTTTCAGCTGTTTTTGGTATAATTTTAGTTGTAAGTAGTCTCAAAAGGTATCAATTTATAGCAGTTCCTATAGCTGCAACAGCATTTACTATGCCTTTTATTTTATATTTTTTTGGAAACTTTAATTATTTAGGAGTAATTAATACGTTTTTGGTGCTGCCGTTTATCTATATTTTGCTTGTATTGGGATTGTTTTTGCCATTGGGAATTAATTTTATAATCCCATCTGTTGAACAGATAGAGCTATTGATAGAAAAGCTGGTGAGTACTTTATATAATTTTAGTTACTCATTTTTTATTTTGCATAAGATTGATGTTTTACTGTTTATTGTTTTGATAATGTTGATAGCTCTTTTTATAAAATTTAGAAAAATATGGATACTTTTGCTGGCTTTTTTGATCCCTTTTATCAACATGAAGCAAGAAAATATAATAATTTTTCCAAATATGGTGAGATCAAAGGGGTTTGTAGATTTAAGGGAGCCTACTCAAGTTTTTTTTAAAGGTTTTTATAATGACTTCAAATATAAGTTTTTACCTATTGTTGCAAGATATGGAAATAAAGTCTTTGATAATGGAGAAATATTTATTTATGATGGTAATAATTACTATTTGAAATATAGGAATTTTAGTATAGAAAAGATTTGTATAAATGGAAATAAACCAAATTGTGAGATAGTTTATATGACAAGGTCAAATTCAATAAATACACCTTTAAAAGATAAACTTTATATAATTTATAGAAATATAGTAAAGTCAAACAATATAATAGAGCTATACAATACTAGGTGTGTTACTATTATTAACGGGAGCTTAAGTTATGATGAAGATTTTTGTAAATGA
- the mobB gene encoding molybdopterin-guanine dinucleotide biosynthesis protein B, whose product MNKKFPPLFTFVGSSGSGKTTFIENLIPIFVDKGLKVGAIKHDAHKFEIDKPGKDSYRLKHAGAKQVLISSKEKIAAVIDTNRDIPLKELILKYFTECDIIITEGYKKSSIPKFEVYRIANGKNPLCLNDETLIGVITDSNINTNVRKFLLNDYEKVAEYILTIANIQDIDIEINCDDEILKNILIDKCKNLKFFSHVQKIKINVEFD is encoded by the coding sequence ATGAATAAGAAATTTCCACCACTTTTTACTTTTGTGGGTAGTTCAGGCAGTGGCAAAACAACATTTATCGAAAATCTTATACCAATTTTTGTTGATAAAGGGTTAAAAGTTGGTGCTATAAAGCATGATGCACATAAATTTGAAATTGATAAACCTGGGAAAGATTCCTACAGATTAAAACATGCTGGTGCAAAACAGGTATTGATATCATCAAAAGAAAAAATAGCAGCGGTTATTGATACAAATAGAGACATCCCCTTAAAAGAGCTAATTTTAAAATACTTTACAGAGTGTGACATAATCATAACTGAAGGATATAAAAAAAGTAGTATCCCTAAATTTGAAGTTTACAGAATTGCAAACGGTAAAAACCCTTTATGCTTAAATGATGAAACTTTGATAGGGGTTATCACTGATAGTAATATCAATACAAATGTTAGAAAATTCTTATTAAATGATTACGAAAAAGTTGCAGAATATATTTTAACAATTGCAAATATACAAGATATAGATATAGAAATCAATTGCGATGATGAAATTTTAAAAAACATATTAATAGATAAATGTAAAAATCTAAAATTTTTCAGTCACGTACAAAAAATAAAGATAAATGTGGAGTTTGATTGA